The proteins below come from a single Malus sylvestris chromosome 3, drMalSylv7.2, whole genome shotgun sequence genomic window:
- the LOC126617444 gene encoding L-type lectin-domain containing receptor kinase IX.1-like translates to MVVVLLLKLLLFQLLPCAAPLSFNFSFFPKVPRNLSLEGDASVDGTFLRLTISAADIQRNKSVGRATCSQPFLLRENATGKLADFTTNFTFAIDSLDNTRYGDGLAFFLAPNGSSLNTTVGLGGYLGLPVIELPNNESTNLYPFVAVEFDIYKNNRISIKDPDGGHVGIDMNSLKSKVTKPWNGSITTGGENTARIRYDSGSKNLSVVYTSFENASLVWRNISYIVDLNEYLQGYVVVGFTAATGTLTALHKINSWNFSSTELRDENEFNNSAPVNGVNVGLLVGLVVGGCVVLAGGLVLVWCICWRKGKTGGSSDDEDPTVNDAIDEEFEKGTGPKKFSYKKLARSTGNFDEGEKLGEGGFGGVYRGFIKDLDSYVAVKRVSSRSRQGMKEYAAEVRIISRLRHRNLVQLIGWCHEKGELLLVYEFMSNGSLDSHLFKPKTLLHWEARYRIAQGLASGLFYLHEEWEQCVLHRDIKSSNIMLDSNFNAKLGDFGLARLVDHGKQSQTTVLAGTMGYMAPECVTTGKASKETDVYSFGVVALEIACGRKPIDPKFGRTQINMVEWVWELYGEGKIIEAADPKLCGEFDAKQMECLLIVGLWCAHPDYMMRPSIQQTIQVLNFEVPLPILPSKMPVASYVSLPVSFSISASYNTDLERHQTESSGHGYNTNSSQFTLSSASNSFPSASLLYTR, encoded by the coding sequence ATGGTGGTTGTCCTTCTTCTCAAACTTCTCTTGTTTCAGCTACTTCCTTGTGCAGCTCCATTATCCTTCAACTTCTCCTTCTTCCCAAAAGTCCCCCGCAATTTATCTCTCGAGGGAGATGCTTCCGTCGACGGCACGTTCCTCCGTCTGACTATTAGCGCTGCCGACATCCAACGGAACAAAAGTGTCGGCCGAGCCACCTGTTCTCAACCCTTCCTCCTCCGCGAGAACGCCACCGGAAAACTCGCTGATTTCACCACAAACTTCACATTCGCCATCGACTCCTTAGACAATACGCGCTACGGCGACGGACTCGCCTTCTTTTTGGCGCCAAACGGGTCCTCACTCAACACCACAGTAGGCCTAGGCGGCTATCTAGGCCTCCCCGTCATAGAGCTGCCAAATAATGAATCAACGAATCTGTACCCCTTTGTGGCAGTGGAGTTTGATATCTACAAGAATAACCGAATTTCAATCAAAGATCCTGACGGCGGTCATGTTGGTATTGACATGAACTCTCTCAAGTCTAAAGTTACAAAGCCTTGGAATGGATCCATTACAACCGGAGGGGAAAATACTGCTCGGATTCGCTACGATTCTGGATCCAAAAATCTTAGTGTTGTTTACACTAGTTTTGAGAATGCTTCCCTAGTGTGGAGGAATATTAGTTACATTGTAGACCTGAATGAGTACTTGCAGGGTTATGTTGTTGTTGGGTTCACTGCCGCGACAGGGACTCTTACAGCTCTACATAAAATCAACTCATGGAATTTTAGTTCTACAGAACTGCGCGATGAGAACGAGTTTAACAACTCGGCGCCAGTAAACGGGGTCAATGTCGGACTGCTAGTTGGGCTGGTTGTTGGTGGGTGTGTGGTTTTGGCTGGTgggttggttttggtttggtgcATTTGTTGGAGGAAGGGAAAAACAGGGGGAAGTAGTGATGATGAGGATCCTACGGTGAACGACGCAATCGATGAGGAATTCGAGAAGGGGACGGGCCCGAAGAAGTTTTCGTACAAGAAATTGGCTCGATCCACGGGTAATTTCGATGAGGGAGAAAAGCTTGGAGAAGGAGGATTTGGTGGGGTTTATAGAGGGTTCATAAAAGACTTGGACTCGTATGTTGCTGTTAAGAGGGTGTCAAGTCGGTCTAGACAGGGGATGAAGGAGTACGCGGCGGAAGTAAGGATCATCAGTCGACTTAGGCATCGGAATCTGGTGCAACTAATCGGTTGGTGCCATGAAAAAGGAGAGCTCCTGCTTGTTTACGAGTTCATGTCCAACGGAAGCTTAGATTCCCATTTGTTCAAACCGAAAACCTTGTTACATTGGGAGGCAAGATACAGAATTGCTCAAGGCTTGGCATCCGGGTTGTTCTATCTACACGAAGAATGGGAACAATGTGTGCTGCACAGGGATATTAAATCGAGCAATATTATGCTCGATTCAAATTTCAACGCCAAACTTGGGGATTTCGGATTAGCTCGACTTGTGGATCATGGAAAACAATCGCAAACCACGGTTCTGGCTGGAACCATGGGATACATGGCTCCGGAATGCGTTACCACAGGAAAGGCAAGCAAGGAAACAGATGTCTACAGCTTTGGAGTTGTTGCTTTGGAGATAGCTTGCGGGAGAAAACCCATTGATCCAAAGTTTGGAAGGACTCAAATTAACATGGTGGAGTGGGTTTGGGAGCTTTATGGAGAAGGGAAAATCATTGAAGCAGCTGACCCTAAATTGTGTGGAGAGTTCGATGCGAAACAGATGGAGTGTTTGTTGATTGTTGGGCTGTGGTGTGCTCATCCGGATTACATGATGAGGCCTTCGATACAACAAACAATTCAAgtacttaacttcgaagttccgttGCCCATTCTCCCATCAAAGATGCCGGTGGCCAGCTACGTATCTCTTCCGGTATCATTTTCAATCTCGGCGAGTTACAATACTGATTTGGAAAGACATCAGACAGAATCTTCGGGTCATGGTTACAACACCAACTCCTCACAATTCACCTTATCTTCTGCATCCAATTCTTTTCCATCAGCCTCACTTTTGTATACAAGATAA